In a single window of the Gemmatimonadota bacterium genome:
- the elbB gene encoding isoprenoid biosynthesis glyoxalase ElbB: MKKVAVILSGCGVHDGAEIHEAVLTLLALDKAGAEAVCAAPDIPQAYVFDHQRGKAAKDEVRNVRTESARIARGPVKDVAELDPNEFDAVIVPGGYGAVKNLSDFAFKGTDFSVNQDVADFLRKFHATGKPIGLLCIAPAIGAHLFGKEGFRYTIGTDQETANALAPLGGRHVNCGVEDIVVDDELNIVTTPAYMLAHRISEAEEGITKAVKEVLARA, from the coding sequence ATGAAAAAAGTCGCCGTCATCCTCTCCGGCTGCGGCGTCCACGACGGCGCCGAGATCCACGAGGCGGTCCTCACTCTCCTCGCCCTCGACAAAGCCGGGGCAGAAGCCGTCTGCGCCGCTCCCGACATTCCCCAGGCCTACGTCTTCGACCATCAGCGAGGGAAGGCGGCGAAGGACGAGGTGAGGAACGTCCGCACCGAGTCGGCGCGGATCGCGCGAGGTCCGGTGAAGGATGTGGCAGAGCTCGATCCCAACGAGTTCGACGCGGTGATCGTCCCCGGAGGATACGGCGCCGTGAAGAATCTCTCGGACTTCGCCTTCAAGGGCACGGACTTCTCCGTCAATCAGGACGTGGCGGACTTCCTCCGAAAGTTTCATGCGACGGGGAAACCGATCGGGCTCCTCTGCATCGCACCCGCGATCGGAGCGCATCTCTTCGGCAAAGAAGGGTTCCGGTACACGATCGGAACCGACCAGGAGACGGCGAACGCCCTCGCACCGCTCGGGGGGCGTCATGTGAATTGCGGAGTCGAAGACATCGTGGTGGACGATGAGCTGAATATCGTCACGACTCCCGCGTACATGCTGGCGCACCGGATCTCCGAAGCCGAGGAGGGGATCACGAAAGCGGTGAAGGAAGTCCTGGCACGGGCCTGA
- a CDS encoding tyrosine-type recombinase/integrase: MSQSEPGDSTTPGYFPPKSTEVPGRLPGSVIRPPLVQLDGQGRFLVTFPYDPEIVRRIKEIPGKRWHPDTKSWSLPATHRSAERLASTFPGIRLPGRAASPVGGAGSKSADTRPGQGRDAAGLPGRDSGRDVPAVRDARDGKAPDARDAPPRDSAARAIMDAEALAEMNRAMVLAGYSPKTRRVYLGHIRRFARWRWDAANATCGPPPELRVASPDEIRGYLVYLIEERGVSRPLHGQAVSALRLLYDTVFGRPQLLREIPRPKRARTLPTVLSRKEVESLLGVARHPSTRALLMILYSSGLRVGEVVRLRAEDVDRDRRLLKVRGGKGRKDRYTLLSVRALQAVDRHLLLRAEDCGEWLFPGESGGRHLNTRSVQKVVARARTRAKIAKRVTPHTLRHSFATHLLEAGTDLRYIQELLGHASSRTTEIYTHVSNRDFARIRNPLDELGGEEEWDADGK; the protein is encoded by the coding sequence ATGTCGCAGTCAGAGCCCGGCGACTCCACCACTCCCGGGTACTTCCCACCCAAGAGCACTGAAGTACCGGGCCGACTCCCCGGGTCGGTGATCAGGCCCCCTCTGGTGCAACTCGACGGGCAGGGTCGATTCCTCGTCACCTTTCCCTACGACCCCGAAATCGTGCGGCGCATCAAAGAGATTCCGGGAAAGCGATGGCACCCGGACACAAAGAGCTGGAGCCTGCCGGCAACGCACAGATCGGCGGAACGACTCGCATCCACCTTTCCCGGAATCCGGCTTCCAGGTCGCGCCGCTTCTCCCGTCGGGGGAGCGGGATCCAAGAGCGCCGATACGCGCCCCGGCCAGGGGCGAGACGCCGCGGGACTCCCCGGCCGAGACTCGGGTCGCGACGTGCCCGCCGTCCGAGATGCGCGAGACGGCAAGGCACCAGATGCCCGCGACGCTCCACCCCGAGACTCCGCAGCCCGGGCGATCATGGACGCCGAGGCCCTCGCCGAAATGAACCGTGCGATGGTCCTCGCTGGCTACTCCCCCAAGACCCGCCGCGTTTACCTGGGTCACATTCGGCGATTCGCTCGTTGGCGTTGGGACGCCGCAAATGCGACCTGCGGACCGCCGCCGGAGCTCCGGGTCGCCTCGCCGGACGAGATTCGCGGATACCTGGTCTACCTGATCGAAGAGAGGGGCGTGTCCCGTCCGCTCCATGGGCAGGCGGTCAGTGCGCTTCGCCTCCTGTACGACACCGTCTTCGGCCGTCCCCAGCTTCTTCGGGAGATCCCTCGCCCCAAAAGGGCGCGGACTCTGCCGACCGTCCTCTCGCGCAAAGAAGTCGAGTCGCTCCTGGGCGTTGCGCGACATCCCTCGACACGTGCGCTCCTCATGATCCTCTACTCGAGCGGCCTTCGCGTTGGCGAGGTCGTGCGCCTCCGCGCCGAAGACGTGGACCGTGACCGTCGGCTGCTCAAGGTCCGGGGAGGGAAGGGAAGAAAAGATCGATACACGCTCCTGAGCGTACGCGCGCTACAGGCGGTTGACCGACACCTCCTGCTTCGCGCGGAGGATTGTGGGGAGTGGCTCTTTCCGGGAGAATCCGGGGGAAGACATCTCAACACGCGGAGCGTGCAAAAAGTCGTCGCGCGGGCTCGGACCCGAGCCAAGATCGCTAAGCGAGTGACCCCGCACACTCTGCGACATTCGTTCGCCACGCATTTGCTCGAAGCGGGGACGGATCTCCGATACATTCAGGAGTTGCTCGGCCACGCCTCGAGCCGGACGACCGAGATCTATACACATGTCAGCAACCGGGACTTTGCAAGAATCCGAAACCCATTGGACGAGCTCGGCGGGGAAGAGGAATGGGACGCTGACGGAAAGTGA
- a CDS encoding type II secretion system F family protein, translating to MPVFAYRAVTAEGRRTRGRVTALTETAAALDLETRGLLPLDLQEDAATAQGKGSVGRGRRRAVLEFTRGMAALLPAGMPLSKALAASTSTSPASIQAPLHSVRERVQRGDELAAALGEHTDLFSPLYVGIIRAGEKTGALDGAFIRLTAHLEREEELRGKLLSMSIYPVALAVVGLASVLVLVLFVLPRFAEVLVGSGSPLPRSTALVLGIAEAAQQGWVYLLLVPVAFALALAWMRGTEAGQAAASRFLLSLPVVGTWRKQALAARFARMSGELLVGGSPLLSALRDTAECMGDPIARGAIDTVRGRVREGSTLTRAVEEVSLFPQELWQLVSLGEESGSLADFLLKAADLLERRTERGLERMVALAEPAVIIAFGGIVALVALSLLQAIYGVNLEAVR from the coding sequence TTGCCCGTCTTCGCGTACCGCGCGGTCACCGCGGAGGGACGCCGGACTCGGGGGCGCGTCACGGCCCTTACCGAGACGGCCGCCGCGCTCGATCTGGAGACGCGGGGGCTCCTCCCGCTCGACCTCCAGGAAGACGCCGCCACCGCGCAGGGGAAGGGAAGCGTCGGTCGGGGACGGCGGCGTGCCGTGCTCGAGTTCACGAGGGGAATGGCGGCTCTCCTCCCCGCGGGGATGCCCCTTTCGAAAGCACTCGCGGCCTCCACTTCGACCTCGCCGGCCTCGATTCAGGCGCCTCTTCATTCGGTTCGCGAGCGGGTCCAGCGGGGCGACGAGCTTGCGGCCGCCCTCGGCGAACACACCGACCTCTTCTCCCCGCTCTACGTGGGGATCATCCGGGCGGGCGAAAAGACCGGCGCCCTCGACGGCGCCTTCATCCGCCTCACCGCCCACCTCGAGAGGGAGGAGGAGCTTCGAGGAAAGCTCCTTTCGATGTCCATTTATCCGGTGGCGCTCGCCGTCGTCGGGCTCGCGTCGGTCCTCGTCCTGGTACTTTTTGTCCTTCCCCGTTTTGCGGAGGTCCTCGTGGGATCGGGCTCTCCGCTCCCGCGTTCGACCGCCCTCGTCCTCGGAATCGCGGAGGCGGCTCAGCAGGGATGGGTCTACCTCCTCTTGGTCCCCGTCGCCTTCGCTCTCGCCCTCGCCTGGATGCGGGGGACGGAGGCGGGCCAGGCGGCGGCCTCGCGATTCCTCCTTTCCCTCCCCGTGGTCGGGACCTGGCGGAAGCAGGCGCTCGCGGCGCGATTCGCGCGGATGTCCGGAGAGCTCCTGGTGGGGGGCTCGCCCCTCCTCTCGGCGCTCAGGGACACCGCGGAGTGCATGGGAGACCCCATCGCACGCGGGGCCATTGACACCGTGCGGGGGCGGGTGCGCGAGGGTTCGACGCTGACGCGGGCGGTGGAAGAGGTGTCGCTTTTTCCCCAGGAGCTCTGGCAGCTCGTTTCTCTGGGCGAGGAGTCGGGGAGCCTCGCCGACTTCCTGTTGAAGGCGGCGGACCTCCTGGAGCGGAGGACGGAGCGCGGGCTCGAGCGGATGGTCGCGCTCGCGGAGCCGGCGGTGATCATCGCTTTCGGAGGAATCGTGGCGCTGGTGGCGCTTTCGCTCCTCCAGGCGATCTACGGGGTGAATCTGGAGGCGGTGCGATGA
- the gspG gene encoding type II secretion system major pseudopilin GspG gives MVKRTSGFTLIEILVVVTVIAVLAALVAPNVFQHLGTAQDAAARSQIEMLGAALDAYRLDNGRYPASAQGLQALRGEPAAEPRPRNWRGPYLRREVPLDPWGNPYIYVSPGEANPQSYDLVSFGADGLAGGSGEEADILSWE, from the coding sequence ATGGTGAAGCGAACGAGCGGGTTTACCCTCATCGAAATCCTCGTCGTCGTGACGGTGATCGCGGTCCTCGCGGCGCTCGTGGCCCCGAACGTCTTCCAGCACCTGGGGACCGCGCAGGACGCCGCGGCTCGCTCGCAGATCGAGATGCTCGGCGCCGCGCTCGACGCGTACCGCCTCGACAATGGGCGGTATCCGGCCTCGGCTCAGGGGCTCCAGGCGCTCCGCGGGGAACCCGCGGCGGAGCCCCGCCCCCGCAACTGGCGCGGTCCTTACCTCCGCCGCGAGGTCCCACTCGATCCGTGGGGGAACCCTTACATCTATGTGAGCCCCGGCGAGGCCAACCCGCAGTCGTACGACCTCGTTTCGTTCGGCGCCGACGGTCTCGCGGGGGGAAGTGGGGAAGAAGCGGACATCCTGAGCTGGGAGTAG
- a CDS encoding type II secretion system protein, translating to MRRFTEAPKEREARRDGASGAAGSGAGAHGKARRAAGTTIRSFRASATHGFLLLEAVVALAIIGIVAVGVLASTAAQVRTAGKASVLAVARTLAEDRTTAFRFLGYEELRDPPDSLMGGAFPAPFDEYSWSAAIHETEGEYDLFTLDVVTTGRGEVFPVQTLLHRPRPQIVAGSAAAGRGGAGQGGAGGRGGRGGNVTDAPPGRGGGGAGLPAGGGRGGAGRGGGQGGGRGGE from the coding sequence ATGCGCAGGTTTACTGAAGCTCCGAAGGAGCGGGAAGCGCGGCGGGACGGCGCTTCGGGGGCGGCGGGCTCCGGCGCGGGAGCTCACGGGAAGGCTCGCCGAGCCGCGGGAACGACGATCCGGTCTTTCCGGGCGTCCGCAACCCACGGCTTCTTGCTCCTCGAGGCGGTCGTCGCGCTGGCGATCATCGGGATCGTCGCCGTGGGCGTCCTGGCCTCGACCGCGGCCCAGGTTCGGACCGCCGGCAAGGCGAGCGTGCTCGCAGTCGCCCGCACCCTCGCGGAAGACCGGACGACCGCCTTCCGCTTCCTCGGATACGAGGAGCTTCGCGATCCTCCGGATTCGCTGATGGGCGGCGCCTTCCCGGCCCCCTTCGACGAATACTCGTGGAGCGCGGCGATTCACGAGACGGAAGGCGAATACGATCTCTTCACCCTCGATGTGGTCACCACGGGGCGGGGCGAGGTCTTCCCGGTCCAGACTCTTCTCCACCGCCCGCGGCCGCAAATCGTGGCGGGCAGCGCCGCGGCGGGGAGGGGCGGAGCGGGTCAGGGGGGGGCCGGTGGGCGAGGGGGACGCGGCGGGAACGTGACGGATGCACCGCCGGGGCGCGGCGGAGGCGGAGCGGGTCTTCCGGCGGGCGGCGGACGTGGCGGCGCCGGCCGGGGCGGCGGCCAAGGCGGCGGAAGGGGGGGCGAATGA
- a CDS encoding 4-hydroxy-3-methylbut-2-enyl diphosphate reductase, giving the protein MTIEQTYFRRGFGLKDEVRPVIEAEYHSAVVEDIRAHGYRRTFGDVTVRLAEEFGFCYGVDRAVDYAYETRQKFPDKTVFLVGEIIHNPYVNQRMRDMGIRCLYPDAHGHFDFSVVRPEDVVLLPAFGVTIEAFEELKKIGCVLVDTTCGSVLLVWKRVEQYAKEGLTSIIHGKYTHEESRATASQVRKHPGGKYLIVRDMAEGELVCDYVAGRPGHLTRKAFVEHFSEKASPGFDPDRDLLRFGVANQTTMLANESMAIGRKLEEALIEARGAEYARENYRSFGTICSATQERQDAVVKMMETPPDLMIVIGGYNSSNTNHLAHMCRERTRTYHIEDSACIDVESGTIRHKAELAADAPETVESAWIPEGPFELGLTAGASTPNNKVGDALLRVLEIRGITPQWSGS; this is encoded by the coding sequence ATGACGATCGAACAGACTTACTTCCGGCGGGGATTCGGCCTCAAGGACGAGGTGCGCCCCGTCATCGAGGCGGAGTACCATTCGGCCGTCGTCGAGGACATCCGCGCGCATGGGTACCGGCGGACCTTCGGCGATGTCACGGTCCGTCTCGCCGAGGAGTTCGGCTTCTGTTATGGCGTGGACCGCGCCGTGGATTACGCCTACGAAACTAGACAGAAATTTCCCGACAAGACAGTATTTCTTGTCGGTGAGATCATTCACAACCCGTACGTCAACCAGCGGATGCGGGATATGGGGATCCGCTGTCTGTATCCCGACGCGCATGGACACTTCGATTTTTCGGTCGTCCGTCCCGAGGACGTGGTCCTCCTTCCGGCCTTTGGCGTTACCATCGAGGCCTTCGAGGAGCTGAAGAAGATCGGCTGCGTGCTCGTGGATACGACATGCGGGTCTGTCCTCCTCGTCTGGAAGCGGGTCGAGCAATACGCGAAGGAGGGTCTCACCTCGATCATCCACGGGAAATACACGCACGAGGAGAGCCGGGCCACAGCTTCGCAGGTGCGGAAGCACCCGGGGGGGAAGTACCTGATCGTGAGGGACATGGCCGAAGGGGAGCTGGTCTGCGACTACGTCGCCGGCCGGCCCGGGCACCTTACGCGGAAGGCCTTCGTCGAGCACTTCTCCGAAAAGGCTTCTCCCGGCTTCGATCCCGACCGGGACCTCCTCCGTTTCGGCGTTGCGAACCAGACCACCATGCTCGCGAACGAGTCCATGGCGATCGGCCGCAAGCTGGAAGAAGCGCTGATCGAGGCCCGGGGCGCCGAATACGCGCGGGAGAACTACCGCTCTTTCGGGACGATCTGCTCCGCCACGCAGGAGAGGCAGGACGCGGTGGTGAAGATGATGGAGACCCCGCCGGACCTGATGATCGTGATCGGGGGATACAATTCCTCCAACACGAACCACCTCGCCCACATGTGCCGCGAGCGCACGCGGACCTACCACATCGAGGATTCGGCCTGCATTGACGTCGAGTCCGGAACGATCCGCCACAAGGCCGAGCTGGCGGCCGACGCCCCCGAAACCGTCGAATCCGCCTGGATCCCCGAGGGCCCCTTCGAGTTGGGCCTCACAGCGGGGGCCTCCACCCCCAACAACAAAGTGGGCGACGCCCTCCTCCGCGTCCTCGAAATTCGGGGGATCACCCCGCAGTGGTCCGGTAGCTGA
- a CDS encoding VOC family protein, with the protein MKQIRTFLMFEGKAEEAIRLYTSLFEDSEVISIERYDESGPGAAGSVKQSVFALGGREYMAIDSPVKHEFTFTPAISLFVECESNAELERLFGELSQGGSVLMPLDSYGFSQRFGWLADRYGVSWQLNLP; encoded by the coding sequence ATGAAGCAGATCAGGACATTTCTCATGTTCGAGGGAAAGGCCGAGGAGGCAATCCGCCTCTACACATCTCTTTTCGAGGACTCCGAGGTCATCTCGATCGAGCGTTACGACGAATCCGGACCCGGAGCGGCGGGGAGCGTCAAGCAATCCGTATTCGCGCTCGGCGGGAGGGAATACATGGCGATCGATTCCCCGGTGAAGCACGAGTTCACCTTCACTCCCGCCATCTCCCTCTTCGTCGAGTGCGAGTCGAATGCGGAGCTCGAACGGTTGTTCGGGGAGCTGTCGCAGGGCGGATCCGTCCTCATGCCCCTCGATTCCTATGGTTTCAGCCAGAGGTTCGGATGGCTCGCGGACCGGTACGGGGTGTCGTGGCAGCTGAACCTTCCCTGA
- a CDS encoding GspH/FimT family pseudopilin, giving the protein MRRGVARPAARGAGRSRGRSSTPIGSAGFTLVEVVVVLVILSVTAVIAVPAFRSSRELSDLDLATERVEILLRIARDSAVKTAIPVTVVVDSASSLVWLTTPTSIGMAGEASALLSAGVAAAASTGPGSSLDLPAGVRMELTSARARFTFQPDGQVFPDSIYLRSGATIRLVTVNPWTGHAQVY; this is encoded by the coding sequence ATGAGGCGAGGGGTCGCTCGCCCGGCGGCTCGCGGAGCGGGCAGATCACGGGGTCGCTCTTCGACGCCGATCGGGTCTGCCGGTTTCACCCTCGTCGAGGTGGTCGTCGTCCTCGTGATCCTCTCGGTCACGGCGGTGATCGCGGTGCCGGCCTTTCGGTCGTCGCGCGAGCTGAGCGATCTGGACCTGGCCACCGAACGGGTCGAGATCCTCCTCCGGATCGCGCGCGATTCGGCGGTGAAGACCGCGATTCCGGTCACCGTCGTCGTGGATTCGGCCAGCTCGCTCGTCTGGCTCACGACTCCGACCTCGATCGGGATGGCGGGCGAAGCCTCTGCGCTCCTGAGCGCCGGGGTGGCCGCGGCCGCCTCGACGGGACCGGGCTCGTCGCTCGACCTCCCCGCCGGAGTGCGCATGGAGCTCACCTCGGCGCGGGCCCGCTTCACCTTCCAGCCGGACGGGCAGGTCTTCCCGGACTCGATCTATTTGCGAAGTGGAGCGACGATCCGCCTAGTGACCGTGAACCCCTGGACCGGCCATGCGCAGGTTTACTGA
- a CDS encoding GNAT family protein produces MLPERIETERLVLRPWGLSDVGDVLTYARDPGWAQFLKALPIPYGRKHAEEFIARQILLDRSTHPAWAIGLDDGAVGGINLRLNLQHRRGEIGYSIARPLWNRGFMTEATGAVVHAAFSTLPELNRICAMADVRNTASQRVMEKIGMTREGVLRQNRIEREEPIDEAWYGILRSEWRG; encoded by the coding sequence GTGCTCCCTGAGCGAATTGAGACCGAGCGCCTGGTCCTCCGCCCCTGGGGGTTGAGCGACGTCGGCGACGTCCTGACCTATGCCCGCGACCCCGGGTGGGCGCAATTTCTGAAGGCGCTTCCAATCCCGTATGGACGAAAACACGCGGAAGAATTCATCGCGAGGCAGATCCTCCTCGATCGCTCGACACATCCGGCTTGGGCGATCGGGCTCGATGACGGGGCGGTTGGCGGGATCAACCTCCGGCTGAACCTCCAACATCGCCGGGGGGAGATCGGATACTCGATCGCCCGCCCGCTCTGGAATCGTGGGTTTATGACCGAGGCCACCGGCGCGGTTGTCCATGCGGCATTCTCGACCCTTCCGGAGCTCAATCGGATCTGCGCCATGGCCGACGTACGAAACACCGCCTCGCAGCGCGTCATGGAGAAGATCGGAATGACGAGGGAAGGGGTGCTTCGGCAGAATCGGATCGAACGGGAGGAGCCGATCGACGAAGCCTGGTACGGAATCCTGCGATCAGAGTGGCGCGGCTGA
- a CDS encoding Txe/YoeB family addiction module toxin: MEDLEHWIATDRKTALRIFDLMKAARRDPFQGIGKPEPLKHMGPDVWSRRITSRDRLVYRVGNDFVDFLQARYHY; the protein is encoded by the coding sequence ATGGAGGACCTAGAACACTGGATCGCAACCGACCGGAAGACCGCGCTCCGAATCTTCGATCTAATGAAGGCTGCACGCCGTGATCCCTTCCAGGGGATCGGCAAACCCGAGCCGCTCAAACACATGGGACCCGATGTTTGGTCCCGGAGAATCACGAGCCGTGACCGACTCGTTTACAGAGTGGGAAACGACTTCGTCGACTTCCTGCAGGCCAGATATCACTACTGA
- a CDS encoding type II toxin-antitoxin system Phd/YefM family antitoxin gives MATRATYSRARANFAAIWNEVENSREPAILERRGHDTMALVPADELSSLQQTAYLLRSPKNAVRLLSALVRSRKGSTRPVELEALMSELELVE, from the coding sequence ATGGCAACCCGTGCAACTTACAGCCGCGCCCGAGCGAACTTTGCGGCGATCTGGAACGAAGTTGAGAATAGCCGAGAGCCGGCAATTCTAGAGCGCCGCGGTCATGACACCATGGCTCTCGTGCCAGCGGACGAGCTGTCCAGTCTTCAACAAACAGCATACCTCCTACGCTCTCCAAAGAATGCCGTGCGACTCCTAAGTGCTCTGGTACGTTCCCGAAAGGGATCCACCCGTCCTGTTGAACTCGAAGCGCTCATGAGTGAACTCGAGCTCGTTGAGTAG